Proteins from a genomic interval of Uloborus diversus isolate 005 chromosome 4, Udiv.v.3.1, whole genome shotgun sequence:
- the LOC129221162 gene encoding protein shisa-5-like yields MCRYACVLLPVILIFVFVSEVSSIVCTKEELFDTRPLICPGPNDPKDKIYCCGPKKLRYCCSYSDYASAINTIGIIVGVLVTAIVVVVIIVVVSCFCCSCCLLAKHRNRRGNTSYTASQPATTATTTTAHYSAQPAYPIQTFPTGYPQQQFQQQYPQQQFTQEHFQYPPNPYPPQPPYPPAGGYQGGYPPPPGNPPPYPVNDQPPYNPQFAAGK; encoded by the exons taTCCAGTATAGTATGTACTAAAGAAGAGTTGTTTGATACCAGACCATTAATTTGTCCTGGTCCAAATGATCCAAAAGACAAGATCTATTGTTGTGGTCCGAAGAAGCTTCGCTACTGCTGTAGCTATTCTGATTATGCTTCTGCTAT CAACACCATTGGGATCATCGTGGGCGTCCTGGTGACGGCCATAGTGGTTGTTGTCATCATAGTGGTGGTGTCATGTTTCTGCTGCAGTTGTTGCCTCCTCGCCAAGCATCGGAATCGACGAGGAAACACCTCTTACA ctgcaaGTCAGCCGGCAACGACCGCTACGACGACAACTGCCCACTATTCAGCTCAGCCAGCATACCCAATACAGACCTTCCCGACTGGATACCCCCAGCAGCAGTTCCAGCAGCAGTACCCCCAGCAACAGTTCACCCAAGAACACTTCCAGTACCCACCCAACCCCTATCCACCACAACCCCCCTATCCTCCTGCTGGGGGATACCAGGGAGGATATCCCCCACCCCCAGGAAACCCTCCCCCCTATCCGGTGAATGATCAGCCCCCATATAATCCCCAATTTGCTGCAGGCAAGTGA